A single genomic interval of Antechinus flavipes isolate AdamAnt ecotype Samford, QLD, Australia chromosome 1, AdamAnt_v2, whole genome shotgun sequence harbors:
- the C1H9orf40 gene encoding uncharacterized protein C9orf40 homolog has product MAKRRAAEPLAFHVPWKRLLPCGRLDDPEPLPPSPWSPPGLGPRLPVNGSELRRKRKREDGAMAELLSSPSKRSGDAAGPSGPAPGDGSRMDIGEPKPPGELSGPTEEPGPPTLLRTCASETERGAGEEVPRPRGSRPGEEELIEEFWQYNTFQYWRNPLPSIDLSEIEKLTEATLTSKDEGVEIDMES; this is encoded by the exons ATGGCCAAGCGGCGCGCGGCGGAGCCGTTGGCGTTCCACGTGCCCTGGAAGCGGCTCCTGCCCTGCGGCCGCCTGGACGACCCCGAGCCGCTGCCGCCATCGCCGTGGTCGCCGCCGGGGCTCGGGCCTCGGTTGCCGGTAAACGGTTCCGAGCTGCGCCGCAAACGAAAGCGGGAGGACGGGGCTATGGCGGAGCTCCTGTCCTCTCCCAGCAAGCGCTCCGGCGACGCCGCGGGCCCCAGCGGCCCGGCCCCTGGGGATGGGTCCCGCATGGACATTGGAGAGCCCAAACCACCAGGCGAGCTGAGCGGCCCCACGGAGGAGCCCGGGCCGCCTACACTACTCCGGACCTGCGCTTCGGAGACCGAGCGGGGCGCCGGAGAAGAGGTCCCGCGGCCCAGAGGCTCCAGGCCCGGCGAAGAAGAG CTCATTGAAGAATTTTGGCAGTATAATACATTCCAATACTGGAGAAATCCTTTACCTTCCATTGATCTGTCAGAAATTGAGAAACTGACTGAAGCAACTCTTACCAGCAAGGATGAAGGTGTTGAAATTGACATGGAATCTTGA